The Nocardia higoensis genome has a segment encoding these proteins:
- a CDS encoding SDR family oxidoreductase, giving the protein MTASGQNAGGPLSVAPQPVAGHGLLTGRVAVITAAAGTGIGSATARRLLAEGADVVISDWHERRLGESEVELKGEFPERRIAAIVCDVQSTEQVNDLVSGAAAALGRIDIMVNNAGLGGETPVADMTDEQWDRVLDITLNGTFRCTRAALNYFRSAGHGGVIVNNASVLGWRAQYGQAHYAAAKAGVMALTRCSAIEAAEFGVRINAVAPSIARHAFLDKVSSTELLDRLSEGEAFGRAAEPWEVAATIAMLASDYTTYLTGEVVSISSQRA; this is encoded by the coding sequence GTGACCGCGAGTGGACAGAACGCAGGCGGCCCGCTGTCGGTGGCGCCGCAGCCGGTGGCCGGGCACGGCCTGCTGACCGGACGGGTCGCGGTGATCACCGCCGCCGCAGGCACCGGCATCGGCTCGGCCACCGCGCGCCGACTGCTGGCCGAAGGCGCCGACGTGGTGATCTCCGACTGGCACGAGCGCCGCCTCGGCGAGTCCGAGGTCGAGCTGAAAGGCGAGTTCCCCGAACGCCGGATCGCCGCGATCGTCTGCGACGTGCAGAGCACCGAGCAGGTGAACGACCTCGTCAGCGGCGCGGCGGCGGCGCTCGGGCGCATCGACATCATGGTCAACAACGCCGGTCTGGGCGGCGAGACCCCGGTGGCCGACATGACCGACGAGCAGTGGGATCGCGTCCTCGACATCACCCTCAACGGCACCTTCCGCTGCACCAGGGCCGCGCTGAACTACTTCCGCTCGGCCGGTCACGGCGGCGTGATCGTCAACAACGCCAGCGTGCTGGGCTGGCGCGCGCAGTACGGGCAGGCGCACTACGCGGCGGCCAAGGCGGGTGTCATGGCGCTGACCCGGTGCAGCGCGATCGAGGCCGCCGAATTCGGCGTGCGGATCAACGCGGTCGCCCCGAGCATCGCCCGGCATGCCTTCCTGGACAAGGTCTCCTCGACCGAACTCCTCGACCGGCTCTCCGAGGGTGAGGCCTTCGGCCGCGCCGCCGAGCCGTGGGAGGTGGCCGCGACCATCGCGATGTTGGCCAGCGACTACACCACCTACCTCACCGGCGAGGTGGTCTCGATCAGCAGCCAGCGGGCCTGA
- a CDS encoding MerR family transcriptional regulator produces the protein MTTTRTMKIGDAAAALGVEAHVLRHWESVGLLTPKRSPSGHRSYDEHVLDSARLIRILQRAGLSLDAMRRLGHSAHEERLALVAAHRAQVRERIALLQATEQFLEHLTACSHPVIADCPECSDFTKRGNARRTAEFPDRR, from the coding sequence GTGACCACAACCCGGACGATGAAGATCGGCGACGCGGCAGCCGCCCTCGGCGTCGAGGCGCATGTGCTCCGGCACTGGGAATCCGTCGGTCTGCTCACGCCGAAGCGCAGCCCGTCGGGTCATCGCAGCTACGACGAGCACGTCCTGGACTCCGCGCGGCTGATCCGGATCCTGCAGCGCGCCGGATTGTCCCTCGACGCGATGCGCCGACTCGGGCACAGCGCCCACGAGGAACGCCTGGCCCTCGTCGCCGCCCATCGCGCTCAGGTGCGTGAGCGAATCGCCCTGCTGCAGGCCACCGAGCAGTTCCTCGAACACCTCACTGCCTGCAGCCACCCGGTCATCGCCGATTGCCCGGAATGCTCGGATTTCACCAAGCGCGGTAACGCGCGCCGCACAGCGGAATTTCCGGATCGGCGCTGA
- a CDS encoding MBL fold metallo-hydrolase, with protein sequence MSDPVRTPSLFECCSAAVGSVRGALRPRRADQRFLRSITDAGLPTARRTVTVTALAQVPRLVPTAAVVEGRFSPRRIANSMTSFVVQHPEATFLVDPGYCIDADHRAIAQLPRLLRMAVRPPSDTIPTITALAAEPALASVHFALPTHAHWDHVCGLLDMPGLPVYLHSAEHHWISRGAVAPVGGVRDSLKDRPLIEYDLDGPPILTFTRSHDLFGDGSVVLVDLAGHTPGSIGILAHTRRGWILLAGDAAWHSLQIEEIRQKSAFPGSLADNDRDLAFKTLHRLHLARHFATVIPTHDHDAAHHLAAI encoded by the coding sequence GTGTCTGATCCAGTACGCACCCCGAGCCTGTTCGAATGTTGTTCCGCGGCAGTCGGTTCGGTGCGCGGCGCGCTACGGCCGCGACGTGCCGACCAGCGGTTCCTGCGTTCGATCACCGATGCGGGACTGCCCACCGCCCGGCGCACCGTCACGGTGACCGCCCTGGCCCAGGTGCCACGGCTGGTGCCGACAGCCGCTGTCGTGGAGGGACGCTTCTCGCCGCGCCGCATCGCCAACTCCATGACCTCGTTCGTGGTCCAGCACCCGGAAGCGACCTTCCTCGTCGATCCGGGCTACTGCATCGATGCCGATCATCGCGCCATCGCGCAGCTACCGAGACTGTTGCGGATGGCCGTGCGCCCGCCGTCGGACACCATCCCGACGATCACCGCACTGGCGGCCGAACCCGCATTGGCTTCTGTGCATTTCGCGCTCCCGACACACGCGCACTGGGATCATGTGTGCGGGTTGCTCGATATGCCGGGCCTGCCGGTGTACCTGCATAGCGCCGAGCACCACTGGATCTCCCGAGGCGCCGTCGCTCCGGTCGGCGGCGTGCGCGATTCGCTGAAGGATCGTCCCCTGATCGAATACGATCTCGACGGCCCGCCGATCCTCACCTTCACCCGCAGCCACGACCTGTTCGGCGACGGCAGCGTGGTCCTGGTCGACCTCGCCGGCCACACCCCCGGCAGCATCGGCATCCTCGCTCACACCCGGCGCGGCTGGATTCTGCTGGCGGGTGATGCCGCCTGGCATTCCTTGCAGATCGAGGAGATCCGCCAGAAATCCGCCTTTCCCGGCAGTCTCGCCGACAACGACCGCGATCTCGCCTTCAAGACCCTGCACCGCCTGCACCTGGCGCGTCACTTCGCTACCGTCATCCCGACCCACGATCACGACGCAGCCCATCATCTCGCCGCCATCTAG
- a CDS encoding TetR/AcrR family transcriptional regulator, whose product MANVTAPDASKSARRNELLGLAAELFAERGLRATTVRDIADSAGILSGSLYHHFDSKESMVDEILRGFLDDLFGRYREIVAAGLSSRDTLEALVLASYESFDRHHAAVAIYQAEAKRLRDAERFAYIDEYNREFRALWHQVLTNGVADGSFRPELDVELAYRFLRDTVWVAVRWYRPGGPITVETLAKQYLTIVLDGLTVPERTDQA is encoded by the coding sequence ATGGCCAACGTGACCGCACCAGACGCCTCGAAATCAGCACGGCGCAACGAACTGCTCGGCCTGGCCGCCGAGCTGTTCGCCGAACGGGGCCTGCGCGCGACGACCGTACGCGACATCGCCGACTCCGCGGGCATCCTGTCCGGCAGTCTCTACCACCACTTCGATTCCAAGGAGTCGATGGTCGACGAGATCCTGCGCGGCTTCCTCGACGATCTGTTCGGCCGCTACCGCGAGATCGTCGCCGCGGGCCTGAGCTCGCGCGACACCCTGGAAGCCCTGGTGCTCGCCTCCTACGAATCCTTCGACCGCCACCACGCGGCCGTGGCCATCTACCAGGCCGAGGCCAAGCGCCTGCGCGACGCCGAACGATTCGCCTACATCGACGAATACAACCGCGAGTTCCGCGCGCTGTGGCACCAGGTGCTCACCAACGGCGTCGCGGATGGCAGCTTCCGCCCCGAACTGGACGTGGAACTGGCCTACCGCTTCCTGCGCGACACCGTGTGGGTGGCGGTGCGCTGGTACCGCCCCGGCGGACCGATCACCGTCGAGACCCTCGCCAAGCAATACCTCACCATCGTGCTCGACGGACTCACCGTGCCCGAGCGCACCGACCAGGCGTAG
- a CDS encoding acetyl-CoA C-acetyltransferase, translated as MRDAYVVDAVRTPVGKRNGALAGVHPADLGAAALRGLFDRQPLDPARVDDVIVGCVDNVGPQAGNIGRTMWLAAGYPEEVPGVTVDRQCGSSQQAINFGAQAIMSGTAEVIVAAGVQNMSAIPISAAMLAGKEYGFDSPFVGAQGWDHRYGTGEVSQFRGAQMIAEKWDITREDMERWALRSHERARDAIKNGRFDGEIVPVGDFWIDQCPRETSLEKMASLPALAEGSPLTAAVASQICDGASATLLASEWAVQEYGLKPRARIHHVSARGADPIFMLTAPIPATKWALEKTGLTIDDIDVIEINEAFAPVVLAWIKETGADPEKVNVNGGAIALGHPLGATGAKLFATLLNELERRNGRYGLLTICEGGGTANATIIERLDS; from the coding sequence ATGCGCGACGCCTACGTCGTCGACGCGGTGCGCACTCCCGTCGGCAAGCGCAACGGCGCACTGGCAGGCGTGCATCCGGCCGATCTCGGCGCGGCCGCGCTGCGTGGCCTGTTCGACCGCCAGCCGCTCGACCCGGCCCGCGTCGACGACGTCATCGTCGGCTGCGTCGACAATGTGGGCCCGCAGGCGGGCAATATCGGCCGCACCATGTGGCTGGCGGCCGGCTACCCCGAAGAGGTGCCCGGCGTCACCGTGGACCGCCAGTGCGGCTCCAGCCAGCAGGCCATCAACTTCGGTGCCCAGGCCATCATGAGCGGCACCGCCGAGGTGATCGTCGCGGCGGGCGTGCAGAACATGAGCGCCATCCCGATCTCGGCGGCCATGCTCGCGGGCAAGGAGTACGGCTTCGACTCGCCGTTCGTCGGCGCGCAGGGCTGGGACCACCGCTACGGCACCGGCGAGGTCTCGCAGTTCCGCGGCGCGCAGATGATCGCCGAGAAGTGGGACATCACCCGCGAGGACATGGAGCGCTGGGCGCTGCGCAGCCACGAACGCGCCCGCGACGCCATCAAGAACGGCCGCTTCGACGGCGAGATCGTGCCGGTCGGCGACTTCTGGATCGATCAATGCCCGCGCGAGACCAGTCTGGAGAAGATGGCCTCGCTGCCCGCCCTGGCCGAGGGCAGCCCGCTGACCGCCGCCGTGGCCAGCCAGATCTGTGACGGCGCGTCCGCCACCCTGCTCGCCTCGGAGTGGGCGGTGCAGGAATACGGGTTGAAGCCCCGCGCCCGCATCCACCACGTCAGCGCCCGCGGCGCCGACCCGATCTTCATGCTCACCGCGCCGATCCCGGCCACCAAGTGGGCGCTGGAGAAGACCGGCCTGACCATCGACGACATCGACGTGATCGAGATCAACGAGGCGTTCGCCCCGGTGGTGCTGGCCTGGATCAAGGAGACCGGCGCGGACCCGGAGAAGGTGAACGTCAACGGCGGTGCCATCGCTCTGGGCCACCCGCTCGGCGCGACCGGCGCGAAGCTGTTCGCCACGCTGCTCAACGAGCTTGAGCGCCGCAACGGGCGCTACGGCCTGCTCACCATCTGCGAGGGCGGCGGCACCGCTAACGCGACCATAATCGAGCGCCTGGACTCCTGA
- a CDS encoding EndoU domain-containing protein, whose amino-acid sequence MADLLDRYQRSGGALDVAKNPDQPPVLQNNGNWACIGTRNGVEIKVIVDSNGNVITAYPLGGKGVTRNDAQGNPQPIN is encoded by the coding sequence GTGGCGGATCTTCTTGACCGCTACCAACGATCCGGAGGGGCATTGGACGTCGCCAAGAACCCGGACCAGCCGCCGGTCCTGCAGAACAACGGCAACTGGGCGTGCATTGGTACACGAAACGGCGTGGAAATCAAGGTCATCGTCGACTCGAACGGCAACGTCATCACCGCCTACCCGCTCGGAGGTAAGGGGGTAACCCGGAACGACGCGCAAGGCAACCCTCAACCGATCAATTAG
- a CDS encoding helix-turn-helix domain-containing protein produces MTNLDDILAKRPVDRAVVDAHKTRMLDQVRAYRLKELREELHLTQQEVADRLNVGQNRVSNIERGDLDRVRLETLRRYVAAVGGTLRIEVELGDDRFKIA; encoded by the coding sequence ATGACCAATCTCGATGACATACTCGCCAAACGACCCGTCGACCGGGCGGTGGTCGATGCGCATAAGACCAGGATGCTCGACCAGGTCCGCGCCTACCGACTGAAGGAATTACGGGAAGAGCTTCACCTGACTCAGCAGGAAGTGGCCGACCGGTTGAATGTGGGGCAGAACCGGGTGTCGAACATCGAGCGCGGCGATCTCGATCGCGTGCGGCTCGAAACCCTCCGCCGTTACGTCGCTGCGGTCGGCGGCACGCTTCGGATCGAGGTCGAACTCGGGGACGACCGCTTCAAGATCGCGTAG
- a CDS encoding type II toxin-antitoxin system RelE/ParE family toxin yields MGNWDVDLAYVEDWLVNLDQQSYEQVIAAIELLAERGPQLGRPLVDTIKASRHKNMKELRPGSTGRSELRVLFAFDLERKAIFLIAGDKAGQWDKWYRVNIPIADDRFDEHLAKLKG; encoded by the coding sequence GTGGGGAACTGGGATGTGGACCTGGCATATGTCGAAGACTGGCTGGTCAACTTGGATCAACAGTCATACGAGCAAGTCATTGCGGCGATCGAGTTGCTTGCCGAGCGCGGCCCGCAACTCGGCCGCCCGCTCGTCGACACGATCAAGGCATCACGACACAAGAACATGAAGGAGTTGCGCCCGGGTTCGACTGGTCGGTCGGAACTACGTGTGCTCTTTGCGTTCGACCTCGAACGCAAAGCGATCTTCCTCATTGCAGGAGACAAGGCCGGTCAATGGGACAAGTGGTATCGGGTGAATATTCCGATCGCCGATGATCGCTTCGACGAGCATCTGGCCAAGTTGAAGGGTTGA